A genome region from Natronosalvus rutilus includes the following:
- the mfnA gene encoding tyrosine decarboxylase MfnA — translation MRAEPQSFDRVLSSMCTEPHPVAREAAVRFLATNPGDPGTYPQVSELEREAVSRLGDVAGLAEASGYVASGGTEANLQAVRIARERADDHRPNVVMPESGHFSFRKAATVLEVDLRVVPTDDDHRADLEAVRQAADEETALVVGVAGSTEYGRVDPIPELGEVARAVDALFHVDAAWGGFVLPFTDYEWNFAHASVDTLTIDPHKMGQAAVPAGGLLVQDETLLDELAVDTPYLETTSQATLTGTRSGAGVASTVAALEELWPGGYAAQYERSQANAEWLAGELEALGYDVVEPTLPLVAADVSTPTFEALREAGWRISRTGSGELRVVCTPHVTRAMLEAFLADVAELTPQATAPVSSCD, via the coding sequence ATGCGAGCCGAGCCGCAGTCGTTCGACCGGGTACTCTCCTCTATGTGCACCGAGCCACACCCGGTCGCTCGCGAGGCCGCCGTCCGCTTTCTGGCGACCAACCCCGGCGATCCCGGCACCTATCCGCAGGTTTCGGAACTCGAGCGCGAGGCCGTCTCGCGCCTCGGCGACGTCGCCGGACTCGCCGAGGCTTCTGGGTACGTCGCCAGCGGCGGCACCGAGGCGAACCTCCAGGCCGTCAGAATCGCCCGCGAGCGCGCCGACGATCACCGTCCGAACGTCGTGATGCCCGAGTCCGGCCACTTCAGTTTCCGAAAAGCCGCGACCGTGCTCGAGGTCGATCTCCGCGTCGTTCCGACCGACGACGACCACCGGGCCGACCTCGAGGCCGTTCGCCAGGCCGCCGACGAGGAGACCGCCCTGGTCGTCGGCGTCGCCGGGTCGACGGAGTACGGACGCGTCGATCCCATCCCGGAACTCGGCGAGGTCGCCCGAGCAGTCGACGCGCTCTTTCACGTCGACGCTGCCTGGGGCGGCTTCGTCCTCCCGTTCACGGACTACGAGTGGAACTTCGCGCACGCGAGCGTCGACACGTTGACCATCGACCCGCACAAGATGGGCCAGGCGGCCGTCCCCGCGGGCGGCCTCCTTGTCCAGGACGAGACCCTGCTCGACGAACTCGCCGTCGACACGCCCTACCTCGAGACGACCTCGCAGGCGACGCTCACCGGCACGCGGTCGGGGGCGGGCGTCGCCAGCACGGTCGCCGCCCTCGAGGAACTCTGGCCCGGCGGGTACGCCGCCCAGTACGAGCGCTCGCAGGCGAACGCCGAGTGGCTGGCCGGCGAACTCGAGGCGCTCGGCTACGACGTCGTCGAGCCGACGCTCCCGCTGGTCGCAGCGGACGTGTCGACGCCGACGTTCGAGGCGCTTCGTGAGGCTGGCTGGCGAATTTCACGGACCGGATCGGGCGAACTGCGCGTAGTGTGTACGCCGCACGTGACGCGAGCGATGCTCGAGGCGTTCCTCGCGGACGTAGCCGAACTGACGCCGCAGGCGACGGCACCCGTCTCGAGTTGCGACTGA
- a CDS encoding right-handed parallel beta-helix repeat-containing protein, with amino-acid sequence MARDSSVLDDDSAAGHDGNVPRDGNTTLLDRRSYLKLASASAVAGPALAAATGNAAAADHDVITVPAGQREVIRVESNETLENTLVDVTADGATVTIAAHGTNWTIRNVGIKGRVTSENAVFGISDRQGGTSRIENVYLGDGATDGHRHGVGLWVAPQHSGHIEIDRVNISEMGDNSFYCSAPGYNGAGGTVDISNCYSRDSWVAHFRLGEGTVTNCTAVNTGAHKDGRGIWAWAPGDVVVQDCNLAMNGRHYSVVVGANGGSSTVRMENTQYDTGYSGGFRRAGGSIDLESGNGTSPEDVVPEGCPTSAEAAASGNATGGESRIVSATDQRDSADLPNVIVFDGRDASTATTDYAFTVTGDLESSTDEGATIDEESTVDGSSAEGIVANYLDAYRFDGELESLQLDGDAAVRVNGVEIDPSEFDDRPENVLLVEGADADVTRYEFVVDGEVVPSNYERATIDDADAITDGHVHGTVANWKDAFRFDGDLEQLTVDGPGAVSLNGEEVDPGEYGEDLPNVLEIEGTGEPASYEVTVEGTIAYEGDDDEVTVRSGTTVQSSILEGSQRYRFSGALTDVTFTDGAAAVRLNDETVDPDETGDDELLPHVFVVDGTNADGPSTYSLQVDGCVRKADYRNASVDEGDLLEDRTVRGAVGNWLDAYWFDGDLEDFTLLGDAEVDVVYNARDQ; translated from the coding sequence ATGGCACGCGACTCTTCGGTACTGGATGACGATTCGGCTGCGGGACACGACGGGAACGTCCCGCGAGACGGTAATACCACGTTACTCGATCGACGAAGCTACCTCAAGCTCGCGTCCGCGAGCGCGGTGGCGGGTCCGGCACTCGCAGCCGCCACCGGCAACGCCGCGGCAGCCGACCACGACGTGATCACGGTCCCCGCAGGACAACGTGAAGTGATCCGCGTCGAGTCGAACGAGACGCTCGAGAACACGCTCGTCGACGTCACCGCCGACGGGGCAACGGTCACTATCGCCGCCCACGGCACGAACTGGACGATCCGAAACGTCGGGATCAAGGGCCGCGTCACGAGCGAGAACGCCGTCTTCGGTATCTCCGATCGCCAGGGTGGCACCTCCAGAATCGAGAACGTCTACCTGGGCGACGGCGCCACGGACGGCCACCGCCACGGCGTCGGTCTGTGGGTCGCCCCCCAGCACAGCGGCCACATCGAGATCGACCGCGTGAATATCTCCGAGATGGGCGACAACTCGTTTTACTGCTCCGCGCCGGGATACAACGGCGCCGGCGGAACGGTCGACATCTCGAACTGTTACTCCCGGGACTCCTGGGTCGCTCACTTCCGACTCGGCGAGGGGACGGTCACGAACTGCACGGCCGTGAACACGGGCGCGCACAAGGACGGCCGCGGCATCTGGGCCTGGGCCCCCGGCGACGTCGTCGTGCAGGACTGCAACCTCGCGATGAACGGCCGGCACTACTCGGTCGTCGTCGGTGCCAACGGCGGCTCCTCCACCGTTCGGATGGAGAACACGCAGTACGACACCGGCTACAGCGGGGGCTTCAGACGAGCAGGAGGCTCGATCGACCTCGAGTCGGGCAACGGCACGTCGCCCGAGGACGTCGTTCCCGAGGGCTGTCCGACCAGCGCGGAGGCGGCCGCGTCGGGAAACGCGACCGGCGGTGAGAGCCGTATCGTATCCGCGACCGACCAGCGCGACTCGGCTGACCTCCCCAACGTCATCGTCTTCGACGGCCGCGACGCGTCCACGGCGACCACCGACTACGCGTTCACCGTGACCGGCGACCTCGAGTCGTCCACGGACGAGGGGGCGACGATCGACGAGGAATCGACGGTCGACGGGTCAAGCGCCGAGGGCATCGTCGCGAACTACCTCGACGCCTACCGCTTCGACGGTGAACTCGAGAGCCTCCAGCTCGACGGGGACGCCGCGGTTCGCGTCAACGGCGTCGAGATCGACCCCAGCGAGTTCGACGACCGCCCCGAGAACGTGCTCCTCGTCGAGGGCGCGGACGCGGACGTCACCCGCTACGAGTTCGTCGTCGACGGCGAGGTCGTCCCGTCGAATTACGAGAGAGCGACGATCGACGACGCCGACGCAATTACGGACGGTCACGTCCACGGAACCGTCGCGAACTGGAAGGACGCGTTCCGCTTCGACGGCGACCTCGAGCAGCTGACCGTCGACGGCCCCGGTGCCGTTTCCCTCAACGGCGAGGAAGTCGACCCCGGCGAGTACGGCGAGGATCTGCCGAACGTCCTCGAGATCGAGGGCACCGGCGAGCCCGCGAGCTACGAAGTCACGGTCGAGGGAACGATCGCGTACGAGGGCGACGACGACGAGGTGACGGTCCGCTCGGGAACGACCGTTCAGAGCTCGATCCTCGAAGGCAGCCAGCGCTACCGGTTCTCCGGTGCACTCACCGACGTGACCTTCACAGACGGTGCGGCGGCGGTTCGGCTTAACGACGAGACGGTCGATCCCGACGAGACCGGCGACGACGAACTCCTCCCCCACGTGTTCGTCGTCGACGGGACGAACGCCGATGGTCCGTCGACGTACTCCCTCCAGGTGGACGGGTGCGTTCGCAAGGCCGACTATCGAAACGCCTCGGTCGACGAGGGCGACCTGCTCGAGGACCGTACCGTCCGCGGCGCCGTCGGCAACTGGCTCGACGCCTACTGGTTCGACGGCGACCTCGAGGACTTCACGCTACTCGGCGACGCCGAGGTCGACGTCGTCTACAACGCTCGGGACCAGTAA
- a CDS encoding ABC transporter ATP-binding protein — MSMPEAPVDQDSGPVVAATDVRRTYHLGEPVHALDGVSLALPEGSFTAVMGPSGSGKSTLMNLLGCLDTPDEGTVEIDGTSVAELAGTERARLRGTEIGFVFQTFNLMPRLTATENVTLPMVFHDAVDESRRDRARSLLERVDLGDRLDHAPNELSGGQRQRVAIARALANEPALVLADEPTGNLDTETGAEIMALFRALNEAGRTILMVTHERSVAEHADRIVHLVDGRIDEIEHFDGQPSGTDGAEGDR, encoded by the coding sequence ATGTCTATGCCCGAAGCGCCCGTCGATCAGGACTCCGGTCCGGTCGTCGCCGCGACCGACGTACGTCGGACGTACCATCTGGGCGAACCCGTCCACGCCCTCGACGGCGTCTCCCTCGCGCTCCCCGAGGGGTCGTTCACGGCCGTCATGGGGCCGAGCGGGTCGGGGAAGAGTACGCTGATGAACCTGCTGGGTTGCCTGGACACGCCGGACGAGGGAACCGTCGAAATCGACGGAACGTCCGTCGCGGAGCTCGCCGGAACCGAGCGCGCACGACTTCGAGGCACCGAAATCGGGTTCGTCTTCCAGACGTTCAATCTCATGCCCCGGCTGACCGCTACCGAGAACGTCACCCTCCCGATGGTGTTTCACGACGCCGTCGACGAGAGCCGGCGAGACCGGGCGCGCTCGCTGCTCGAGCGGGTCGACCTCGGCGATCGACTCGACCACGCGCCGAACGAGTTATCGGGCGGCCAGCGCCAGCGGGTCGCCATCGCCCGCGCGCTCGCGAACGAACCCGCGCTCGTCCTCGCGGACGAGCCGACTGGAAACCTCGACACCGAGACGGGGGCTGAGATCATGGCCCTCTTTCGCGCCCTCAACGAGGCCGGCCGGACGATTCTCATGGTGACCCACGAGCGATCGGTCGCTGAACACGCCGATCGGATCGTCCACCTCGTCGACGGCCGAATCGACGAGATCGAGCACTTCGATGGCCAGCCGTCCGGCACCGATGGCGCGGAGGGAGATCGATGA
- a CDS encoding ABC transporter permease codes for MNLRESFRISWRSIAGHKLRSTLTTLGVIIGIASVITFMILGGAFTDDILGDVGEENAPIMQVQTQTSPEAGTGIMIVDSPIYTETDVETIESMDDVAYVAPLGDLSAVQLTRGDDRVTGSFTAIATSGERFEDDDLYTLTEGETFTGGDEAVVNTGAAQLFEENVTTGDELTVALEDGSRTTVTVVGVVDEDLTGQPVQPAVYLPLESHYNVTVETPRGTTERAYPTLEVRASGLETVDPVQDDVVEYFESDADARELKNDGDRIEVQTIQDAIDQVTGIIDQLTVFIGGIAAISLVVGSIGIANIMIVSVTERTREIGIMKAVGARKRDIVQLFLVESVILGAVGAVFGVALGVGVGYLAVSVLGWPMVYPLEWIAIAVAVGVGVGVLSGLYPAWRAARVDPIEALRRE; via the coding sequence ATGAACCTCCGGGAGAGCTTCCGCATCAGTTGGCGGTCGATAGCCGGGCACAAACTTCGCTCGACGCTGACCACCCTCGGCGTCATCATCGGCATCGCCTCGGTCATCACGTTCATGATCCTCGGGGGCGCGTTCACCGACGACATCCTCGGCGACGTCGGCGAGGAGAACGCGCCAATCATGCAGGTCCAGACCCAGACCTCGCCGGAGGCGGGCACCGGCATCATGATCGTCGACTCGCCGATCTACACCGAAACCGACGTCGAGACCATCGAGTCCATGGACGACGTCGCCTACGTCGCGCCGCTCGGGGACCTCTCGGCCGTCCAGTTAACCCGCGGGGACGACCGCGTCACCGGCAGTTTCACGGCCATCGCGACCAGCGGGGAGCGATTCGAGGACGACGACCTGTACACGCTCACCGAGGGCGAGACCTTCACCGGGGGCGACGAGGCCGTCGTCAACACCGGTGCCGCGCAACTGTTCGAGGAGAACGTAACGACCGGCGACGAACTGACGGTCGCCCTTGAGGACGGCTCGCGGACCACCGTCACCGTCGTCGGCGTCGTCGACGAGGACCTCACGGGGCAACCCGTTCAGCCCGCAGTCTACCTGCCCCTCGAGTCCCACTACAACGTCACGGTCGAGACGCCACGCGGAACGACGGAGCGGGCCTATCCGACGCTCGAGGTTCGGGCGAGCGGGCTCGAGACCGTCGACCCGGTCCAGGACGACGTCGTCGAGTACTTCGAGAGCGACGCGGACGCACGAGAACTCAAGAACGACGGGGATCGGATCGAGGTGCAGACGATCCAGGACGCGATCGATCAGGTGACCGGCATCATCGACCAGCTCACGGTCTTCATCGGCGGCATCGCCGCCATCTCGCTGGTCGTCGGCTCGATCGGCATCGCCAACATCATGATCGTCAGCGTGACCGAACGAACCCGCGAGATCGGGATCATGAAGGCTGTCGGTGCCCGAAAACGGGATATCGTCCAGCTGTTCCTCGTCGAGTCGGTGATTCTCGGCGCCGTCGGCGCGGTCTTCGGCGTCGCCCTCGGCGTCGGAGTCGGCTACCTGGCCGTCTCGGTTCTCGGGTGGCCGATGGTGTACCCGCTCGAGTGGATTGCCATCGCGGTCGCAGTCGGCGTTGGCGTCGGCGTGCTGTCCGGGCTCTACCCCGCCTGGCGGGCGGCCAGGGTCGATCCGATCGAGGCGCTCCGCCGCGAATAA
- a CDS encoding phosphoribosyltransferase, with protein sequence MFADRADAGNQLATELERRGVEADVVLGIPRGALPIARPVADALEADLDVVVARKMGAPSNPELAIGAVASDGAVWLNDSLVEHLSVSSDYLEDVREQEAENAATKAARYRDEGEAGTLPDLEGKRVVVVDDGVATGATAIACLRQVREAGAAHVTLAVPVGSPDSISRLEDEADAVVALQTPASFRAVGQFYRRFDQVSDEEAMAYLDRS encoded by the coding sequence ATGTTCGCGGACAGAGCCGACGCCGGGAACCAGCTCGCCACCGAACTCGAACGACGGGGCGTCGAGGCCGACGTCGTCCTCGGCATTCCGCGTGGAGCCCTTCCCATCGCCCGACCGGTAGCCGACGCGCTCGAAGCCGACCTCGACGTCGTCGTCGCGCGAAAGATGGGCGCGCCGTCGAACCCCGAACTCGCCATCGGGGCCGTCGCGAGCGACGGCGCGGTCTGGCTCAACGACTCGCTCGTCGAGCACCTCTCGGTCTCCAGCGATTACCTCGAGGACGTGCGCGAGCAGGAAGCCGAAAACGCGGCGACGAAGGCGGCTCGCTACCGCGACGAGGGCGAGGCAGGAACGCTTCCCGACCTCGAGGGAAAGCGCGTCGTCGTGGTCGACGACGGGGTCGCAACGGGGGCGACGGCCATCGCCTGTCTGCGCCAGGTACGTGAGGCGGGTGCGGCCCACGTCACCCTCGCCGTTCCCGTCGGCTCGCCGGATTCTATTTCCAGGCTCGAAGACGAAGCGGACGCGGTCGTCGCCCTCCAGACGCCGGCGAGCTTCCGCGCGGTCGGTCAGTTCTACCGCCGGTTCGACCAGGTGAGCGACGAGGAGGCGATGGCGTATCTGGATCGGTCCTGA
- a CDS encoding methyltransferase family protein, whose protein sequence is MSTEQRGRWRWANVPVPESHVSGLLAGMVAHALNPVRLLENQRLARSAGWGLTGIGLLIIGWAVRTVGELELNGGKPTALVTTGPYAFSRNPMYVGWTALYLGIALLLNTAWLLVVLPVVLSTVHLVVRREERSLEREFGDVYRAYRRDVRRYL, encoded by the coding sequence GTGAGTACGGAGCAAAGAGGGAGGTGGCGATGGGCGAACGTCCCCGTCCCCGAATCGCACGTTTCCGGGCTACTCGCAGGGATGGTCGCCCACGCACTGAATCCGGTTCGGTTGCTCGAGAACCAGCGACTCGCTCGGTCCGCTGGCTGGGGATTGACCGGGATCGGCCTGCTGATCATCGGGTGGGCGGTTCGAACGGTTGGTGAACTGGAACTGAACGGTGGGAAGCCGACGGCGCTCGTGACGACCGGACCGTACGCGTTCAGTCGCAACCCGATGTACGTCGGGTGGACAGCGTTGTATCTGGGGATCGCATTGCTTCTGAACACCGCGTGGCTGCTCGTCGTACTCCCGGTCGTGCTGTCTACCGTTCACTTGGTCGTCCGACGCGAGGAACGTTCGCTGGAACGTGAATTCGGGGACGTGTATCGTGCCTACCGGCGCGACGTTCGTCGGTATCTCTAG
- a CDS encoding DUF2196 domain-containing protein, which produces MSDERPSATELRQGMTVRIVRGDQDVQSTDQEPIVGEIGTVIGDDPDGTEAELKNGAVGHVLEVVPDA; this is translated from the coding sequence ATTTCCGACGAACGTCCGTCAGCCACCGAACTCAGGCAGGGAATGACCGTTCGAATCGTCCGGGGCGACCAGGACGTCCAGTCGACCGACCAAGAGCCGATCGTCGGCGAGATTGGCACGGTCATTGGCGACGACCCGGACGGGACAGAAGCCGAGCTAAAGAACGGGGCCGTGGGACACGTCCTCGAGGTCGTCCCCGACGCGTAG